A stretch of the Gossypium hirsutum isolate 1008001.06 chromosome D07, Gossypium_hirsutum_v2.1, whole genome shotgun sequence genome encodes the following:
- the LOC107935838 gene encoding cation/H(+) antiporter 15 isoform X1, protein MMVSTMEPENVLVFGSMPKTQMIQSSHLVCSNFSKLTNARVFYSSSPLTLMLPLLLLQLSLGSAAILVTFYLLRPFGLPLILAQVLGGVLLGPSLLCRIPGLLNMIFPIRSFLLMDVVSTMGFMFYFFLVGVQTDIWLLKKITKKSFAIGFFSVAVPMILTLGMSLLWMQFNVNPNEKKKVDSLPEIAKAESLVSFQIVSYYLSELRVINSEIGRVALSSSMVSTLCSTCVVTSNILWNQSKDDLSGFFQSICYGIIFASLVCCILGPLLLWEMKHTLGGQPLKQGNLVVLFIAVLMSGFWGHSFGLNIYFGPLLFGLIIPSGPPLGSALVEKLDVITNWVLMPLFFVKFGLAVDIFALSLKTYFKVQFFALLGAFGKFLGASLCALSCQMPQRDAIVLGFFMTFQGVIELDLFRRMKRKQIIGDEAFSAMCLTALIGSGVVALVVPCFYDPSKRYEGYYGRTLAHSRHNSQLRVLVCIHEEQNVPSAINVLATLKPTKQSPIAVYMLHMVELMGSATALLMRQKRPKKLSTRTRGSAPIIDAFKIFEENHDGLVSVSSFISVSPPQTMHEDVFQIALEKGTSLVMIPFYKKFHVGGAVYLSKRSLKIANQNVLDQAPCSVAILVDRGSLKTLHAIWAGWSSSEVAVIFLGGADDQEALALAAKMTGCQNINLTLIRIIYNGDFPDKYMEGIRNDNESLGQFQTNISGNTCAKYWEEVAKDGAGTASVLRTLENQYDIIVVGRRHYDTFPLLSGLTESNENKELGVIGDMLASSDFLGNTTILVVQQHTDNSHSE, encoded by the exons ATGATGGTTTCAACAATGGAACCAGAAAACGTTCTTGTGTTCGGAAGCATGCCAAAGACCCAGATGATACAAAGTTCCCATTTAGTTTGTTCCAACTTCTCCAAGTTAACAAATGCCCGTGTATTTTACTCTTCCAGTCCTCTCACTTTGATGCTTCCTCTTTTGCTGCTCCAATTATCCCTTGGCTCCGCTGCCATTCTCGTTACCTTTTATCTCCTCAGGCCTTTTGGCCTGCCCCTCATACTCGCTCAAGTTTTG GGTGGAGTGCTCCTGGGGCCATCATTGCTATGCCGGATTCCAGGGCTTCTCAACATGATATTCCCCATCAGAAGTTTCTTGCTAATGGATGTAGTATCCACCATGGGTTTTATGTTTTACTTCTTTCTCGTGGGTGTACAGACAGATATATGGCTGCTTAAGAAGATAACAAAAAAGTCGTTCGCCATTGGGTTTTTCTCGGTGGCTGTGCCCATGATACTAACCTTGGGCATGTCCCTTTTGTGGATGCAATTCAATGTCAATCCTAACGAAAAGAAGAAGGTCGATAGCCTTCCGGAAATAGCAAAGGCAGAATCTCTGGTTTCCTTTCAAATAGTATCATACTATCTTTCTGAGCTTAGGGTCATAAATTCAGAGATTGGCAGAGTGGCATTATCTTCTTCCATGGTTAGTACGCTATGTAGCACCTGTGTGGTTACATCTAATATTCTATGGAACCAATCAAAAGATGACCTGTCGGGCTTCTTTCAATCCATTTGTTATGGCATCATCTTTGCATCTCTGGTCTGCTGTATTCTTGGCCCTTTGCTTCTTTGGGAGATGAAGCATACTTTGGGTGGACAACCTTTGAAACAAGGTAACTTAGTTGTGTTGTTCATAGCAGTGCTTATGTCAGGGTTTTGGGGTCATAGTTTCGGCTTAAACATTTATTTTGGTCCCCTTCTTTTTGGGTTAATAATACCATCAGGGCCCCCACTGGGGTCAGCGCTTGTAGAGAAGCTTGATGTGATAACCAACTGGGTGCTTATGCccttattttttgtcaaatttggGCTAGCAGTAGACATCTTTGCTCTTAGTCTTAAAACTTACTTCAAAGTGCAATTTTTTGCGCTCTTGGGCGCATTTGGGAAATTCTTAGGAGCCTCCCTCTGTGCACTCAGCTGCCAAATGCCGCAAAGGGATGCTATCGTGCTTGGCTTTTTCATGACTTTCCAAGGCGTCATCGAGCTTGACTTGTTTAGGCGTATGAAGCGTAAACAG ATAATAGGTGATGAGGCCTTTTCAGCCATGTGCTTAACAGCACTGATAGGCTCAGGAGTTGTGGCATTAGTTGTACCATGTTTCTACGATCCTTCAAAGAGGTACGAGGGTTACTATGGAAGAACTTTGGCACACTCAAGACACAACTCTCAACTAAGAGTCCTAGTCTGCATTCATGAGGAACAAAATGTTCCATCTGCCATTAATGTCCTCGCTACCCTGAAGCCCACCAAGCAGAGTCCGATCGCTGTTTACATGCTTCACATGGTTGAGCTGATGGGGAGTGCTACCGCACTCCTGATGCGACAAAAGAGGCCTAAAAAGCTGTCTACCAGAACAAGGGGCTCAGCCCCTATAATCGATGCCTTCAAAATCTTCGAGGAAAACCATGACGGTCTTGTCTCAGTTTCCTCCTTCATTTCAGTATCTCCTCCACAAACAATGCATGAGGATGTGTTTCAAATTGCACTTGAAAAAGGGACTTCACTGGTTATGATTCCTTTCTACAAGAAATTTCATGTCGGTGGCGCGGTGTACTTGTCTAAAAGGTCCTTAAAGATTGCCAACCAAAATGTCCTTGATCAGGCACCTTGCTCGGTTGCAATACTTGTTGACCGTGGCAGCCTCAAAACTCTGCATGCCATTTGGGCTGGCTGGTCTTCTTCCGAAGTTGCTGTCATCTTCTTGGGTGGAGCTGATGATCAGGAGGCATTGGCTTTGGCGGCTAAGATGACTGGATGTCAAAATATCAATTTGACACTCATACGAATCATTTACAATGGAGATTTTCCAGATAAATACATGGAGGGGATTCGGAATGACAACGAAAGTCTGGGGCAGTTTCAAACAAATATCTCTGGGAACACTTGTGCCAAGTACTGGGAGGAAGTAGCCAAGGATGGGGCAGGGACTGCTTCAGTCCTTCGCACCCTGGAGAATCAATACGACATTATAGTGGTAGGTAGGCGTCATTACGACACGTTTCCTCTGTTGTCAGGGTTAACAGAATCGAATGAGAACAAGGAGTTGGGTGTAATCGGTGATATGTTGGCTTCCTCAGATTTCCTCGGAAACACCACCATCTTGGTGGTTCAACAACATACTGACAACAGTCATAGCGAGTGA
- the LOC107935838 gene encoding cation/H(+) antiporter 15 isoform X2, which translates to MMVSTMEPENVLVFGSMPKTQMIQSSHLVCSNFSKLTNARVFYSSSPLTLMLPLLLLQLSLGSAAILVTFYLLRPFGLPLILAQVLGGVLLGPSLLCRIPGLLNMIFPIRSFLLMDVVSTMGFMFYFFLVGVQTDIWLLKKITKKSFAIGFFSVAVPMILTLGMSLLWMQFNVNPNEKKKVDSLPEIAKAESLVSFQIVSYYLSELRVINSEIGRVALSSSMVSTLCSTCVVTSNILWNQSKDDLSGFFQSICYGIIFASLVCCILGPLLLWEMKHTLGGQPLKQGASLCALSCQMPQRDAIVLGFFMTFQGVIELDLFRRMKRKQIIGDEAFSAMCLTALIGSGVVALVVPCFYDPSKRYEGYYGRTLAHSRHNSQLRVLVCIHEEQNVPSAINVLATLKPTKQSPIAVYMLHMVELMGSATALLMRQKRPKKLSTRTRGSAPIIDAFKIFEENHDGLVSVSSFISVSPPQTMHEDVFQIALEKGTSLVMIPFYKKFHVGGAVYLSKRSLKIANQNVLDQAPCSVAILVDRGSLKTLHAIWAGWSSSEVAVIFLGGADDQEALALAAKMTGCQNINLTLIRIIYNGDFPDKYMEGIRNDNESLGQFQTNISGNTCAKYWEEVAKDGAGTASVLRTLENQYDIIVVGRRHYDTFPLLSGLTESNENKELGVIGDMLASSDFLGNTTILVVQQHTDNSHSE; encoded by the exons ATGATGGTTTCAACAATGGAACCAGAAAACGTTCTTGTGTTCGGAAGCATGCCAAAGACCCAGATGATACAAAGTTCCCATTTAGTTTGTTCCAACTTCTCCAAGTTAACAAATGCCCGTGTATTTTACTCTTCCAGTCCTCTCACTTTGATGCTTCCTCTTTTGCTGCTCCAATTATCCCTTGGCTCCGCTGCCATTCTCGTTACCTTTTATCTCCTCAGGCCTTTTGGCCTGCCCCTCATACTCGCTCAAGTTTTG GGTGGAGTGCTCCTGGGGCCATCATTGCTATGCCGGATTCCAGGGCTTCTCAACATGATATTCCCCATCAGAAGTTTCTTGCTAATGGATGTAGTATCCACCATGGGTTTTATGTTTTACTTCTTTCTCGTGGGTGTACAGACAGATATATGGCTGCTTAAGAAGATAACAAAAAAGTCGTTCGCCATTGGGTTTTTCTCGGTGGCTGTGCCCATGATACTAACCTTGGGCATGTCCCTTTTGTGGATGCAATTCAATGTCAATCCTAACGAAAAGAAGAAGGTCGATAGCCTTCCGGAAATAGCAAAGGCAGAATCTCTGGTTTCCTTTCAAATAGTATCATACTATCTTTCTGAGCTTAGGGTCATAAATTCAGAGATTGGCAGAGTGGCATTATCTTCTTCCATGGTTAGTACGCTATGTAGCACCTGTGTGGTTACATCTAATATTCTATGGAACCAATCAAAAGATGACCTGTCGGGCTTCTTTCAATCCATTTGTTATGGCATCATCTTTGCATCTCTGGTCTGCTGTATTCTTGGCCCTTTGCTTCTTTGGGAGATGAAGCATACTTTGGGTGGACAACCTTTGAAACAAG GAGCCTCCCTCTGTGCACTCAGCTGCCAAATGCCGCAAAGGGATGCTATCGTGCTTGGCTTTTTCATGACTTTCCAAGGCGTCATCGAGCTTGACTTGTTTAGGCGTATGAAGCGTAAACAG ATAATAGGTGATGAGGCCTTTTCAGCCATGTGCTTAACAGCACTGATAGGCTCAGGAGTTGTGGCATTAGTTGTACCATGTTTCTACGATCCTTCAAAGAGGTACGAGGGTTACTATGGAAGAACTTTGGCACACTCAAGACACAACTCTCAACTAAGAGTCCTAGTCTGCATTCATGAGGAACAAAATGTTCCATCTGCCATTAATGTCCTCGCTACCCTGAAGCCCACCAAGCAGAGTCCGATCGCTGTTTACATGCTTCACATGGTTGAGCTGATGGGGAGTGCTACCGCACTCCTGATGCGACAAAAGAGGCCTAAAAAGCTGTCTACCAGAACAAGGGGCTCAGCCCCTATAATCGATGCCTTCAAAATCTTCGAGGAAAACCATGACGGTCTTGTCTCAGTTTCCTCCTTCATTTCAGTATCTCCTCCACAAACAATGCATGAGGATGTGTTTCAAATTGCACTTGAAAAAGGGACTTCACTGGTTATGATTCCTTTCTACAAGAAATTTCATGTCGGTGGCGCGGTGTACTTGTCTAAAAGGTCCTTAAAGATTGCCAACCAAAATGTCCTTGATCAGGCACCTTGCTCGGTTGCAATACTTGTTGACCGTGGCAGCCTCAAAACTCTGCATGCCATTTGGGCTGGCTGGTCTTCTTCCGAAGTTGCTGTCATCTTCTTGGGTGGAGCTGATGATCAGGAGGCATTGGCTTTGGCGGCTAAGATGACTGGATGTCAAAATATCAATTTGACACTCATACGAATCATTTACAATGGAGATTTTCCAGATAAATACATGGAGGGGATTCGGAATGACAACGAAAGTCTGGGGCAGTTTCAAACAAATATCTCTGGGAACACTTGTGCCAAGTACTGGGAGGAAGTAGCCAAGGATGGGGCAGGGACTGCTTCAGTCCTTCGCACCCTGGAGAATCAATACGACATTATAGTGGTAGGTAGGCGTCATTACGACACGTTTCCTCTGTTGTCAGGGTTAACAGAATCGAATGAGAACAAGGAGTTGGGTGTAATCGGTGATATGTTGGCTTCCTCAGATTTCCTCGGAAACACCACCATCTTGGTGGTTCAACAACATACTGACAACAGTCATAGCGAGTGA